One window of Hoplias malabaricus isolate fHopMal1 chromosome 16, fHopMal1.hap1, whole genome shotgun sequence genomic DNA carries:
- the LOC136671350 gene encoding dynein light chain Tctex-type 5-B, with the protein MAQILKRAINAEKDSKQQRNKTKKTAGSSQRPQNQAVKIEYIPWTSTLTIHPGESARHQYQTAPHKRFPSDVLRSVMNNIVEARLTSVEYTSNCSVIARELSDSIKEAAKNLSYERYKLISYVAIGQLRDSDVICSSRGVWCQTADTFTEYIFKNDQLFALCILFAVYQE; encoded by the coding sequence ATGGCTCAGATACTCAAAAGAGCCATAAATGCTGAAAAGGACTCCAAGCAACAAAGGAACAAGACAAAGAAAACTGCAGGGTCTTCACAAAGACCTCAAAACCAGGCAGTAAAGATAGAATACATTCCCTGGACATCCACCCTCACCATTCATCCAGGAGAGAGTGCAAGGCATCAATATCAAACCGCTCCACACAAGAGATTTCCCAGTGATGTGTTGCGGTCAGTAATGAACAACATAGTGGAGGCAAGGCTCACCTCAGTGGAGTACACAAGCAATTGTTCTGTAATTGCCAGAGAGCTGTCTGACTCTATCAAagaagcagcaaaaaatctcTCATATGAACGATACAAACTTATTTCTTATGTGGCCATTGGACAACTCAGAGACTCTGATGTCATATGCTCAAGCCGAGGAGTTTGgtgccaaactgcagacactttcacagaatacattttcaaaaatgatCAACTTTTTGCTTTATGTATACTCTTTGCTGTGTACCAAGAATAG